The DNA region TTACCCAGTAATTTATTATCCGTGATATTTTCTGAAAATCAGGCTTGCATTAGTCCCGCCGAACCCAAAGGAGTTTGACAAAGCAACATCAACCTTTTGGGGCCTTGCCTTATTCGGGACATAATCCAGATCACATTCCGGATCCGGGAATTCGTAGTTAATTGTAGGAGGGATTATACTCTTGTCTATGGTTAACACAGAAAATACTGCCTCAATACCGCCTGCAGCGCCTAACAGATGACCTGTCATGGACTTTGTTGAACTTACAGGAATTTCGTAAGCCCTTTTTCCAAAAACAGTCTTAATTGCTGATGTCTCATTTTCATCATTGAATTTTGTGGATGTGCCGTGTGCATTAATATAACTTATCTCTTCTCCGTTTAATCCGGCATCGTTTAATGCCACCTTCATACATCTTGCAGCACCCTCACCCTCCGGCGCCGGGGTAGTCATGTGGTAGGCATCGCCTGTCATTCCATAACCGATAACTTCTGCATAAATCCTGGCACCCCTTTTTTCAGCAAAAGAAAGCTCTTCAAGAACTACTACGCCTGCACCCTCACCCATTACAAATCCATCCCTCATAGAGTCAAAAGGGCGGCTTGCCTTTTGAGGTTCATCATTCCTGGTGGAAAGTGCCCGCATGGCACAGAAGCCGCCGATTCCAAGAGGGCTGATAGTAGATTCAGTACCACCTGCAACCATTATATCAGCATCTCCCCGCTGAATAATCTTAAATGCATCACCTATTGCATGTGTGCCTGTTGCACAGGCTGTAACTACAGATGAGTTGGGGCCTTTTGCCCCTAACATCATTGCGATATGACCGGACACAAGGTTGATAATAACCATTGGGATAAAGAAAGGTGTAAGCTTCTTTATGCCGCCTTCGAGAAACTTGATGTGATTTGATTCGATTGCAGGAAGTCCCCCCATACCTGACCCGACATACACACCTGCCCTTTCAGCTATAGAGCCGTTAATCTGAAGACCTGAATCATCCATCGCCATTCTTGCTGCTGCGACCCCATACTGGATGAATTTATCCATCTTCTTGATCTCTTTCTTATCAATAAAGACAGCAGGGTCGAAATCATTAACCTCAGCGGCAATCTGTGACGGCAGTCCGCCCGCATCAAATCTTGTTATCTTTCCAATGCCGGATATACCATCACATAAGGCTGTCCAGCTCTTTTCAACACCTGTGCCCAATGGGGTTACCATGCCCAGTCCTGTAATGACTACTCGCCTTTTCAACATTACATCCTTTCCTTAATATAATCCACGGAGTTCTGAACGGTTATAATCTTTTCAGCATCATCATCAGGTATCTCAATACCGAACTCTTCTTCAAATGCCATAACCAGTTCAACCGTATCGAGTGAGTCTGCACCCAGGTCTTCTACAAATGAAGCCTCCGGTGTTACCTCCTCATCATCAACCCCTAATTGCTCTGCGACAATCTTCTTCACCTTTTCTTCAACTGATTGCATTAATCTACTCACCTCCTTTATAAATTAGAAATTAAAGATTAAAAATCAAAAATTCAATCCAAAATTTTAAAATAACTGTTTCAGTATTTTTGATATTTGATATTTTATTTTTGATTTTCCTACATATACATCCCGCCGTTTATATGTATAACCTGCCCTGTAATATAAGATGCATCATCTGAGGCTAAGAATTTTACAGCATTTGCTACATCCTCAGGCGTCCCCAGCCTGCTCATGGGAATCTGGGCAATCAAGCCTTTCCTTACATCTTCTGATAATGCCCTTGTCATATCTGTTTCTATAAACCCAGGTGCAATCGCATTGGCAGTTATGCCCCTGTTTGCATATTCCCTGGCTATTGTTTTTGTGAATCCTATTATCCCTGCCTTTGATGCAGCATAGTTTGCCTGTCCCGGGTTCCCCATTTCAGCAACTATAGAGGCAATGCTGATAATCCTGCCGCTCCGGTTTTTTACCATCCCCCGTATTACTGCCTTTGTACAATTAAATGTACCGGTCAGGTTTATCCTGATCACCCTGTCCCATTCATCATTATTCATGCGCATCAGAAGATTATCTTTTGTTATCCCTGCATTGTTCACAAGTATATCAACCCTTCCCAATGCCTTAACCGCATCATTCACTGCTGTTTCAACACTACCATAATCACCCACGTCTGCATGAAGAGAAAAAGCCCTTTTGCCGGTAGCCTTTGCCAGTTCATCCATGGATGTTTTTAATTCATCAATGTTAACGTCAACACCGGCAACATCTGCCCCGGCACCTGCCAATGTTAAAGCAATAGCCTTTCCTATTCCCCGGCTTGCCCCTGTAACAAATGCAACTTTACCATTCAACAGCATATATATTTAAGCCCTAATAGCTTCCACAGTTTTTCTTAAACTGTCTGCATCTTCTACATTCATAATGTCTACTTGTGCACCCATATCACGGGCAATCTTCCTTATCAGCCCTGACAACACCCGGCCCGGCCCAACTTCTACATAAGTGTTATATCCCATATTAATTAACGTACTCATTGATTCACACCACCTGACCGGATTGGTCAGTTGCCGGATTAATGAGTCCTTTATGTCCGTAAAAAGAGTGATAACTTTAGCATCCACGTTAGTAATTAACGGTATCTTTAAATCAAAAAAACTTACACCATCCAGAACCTTTGAGTATCTCTCCGAAGAAACCTTCATTAACTCAGTGTGCGATGGAACACTGACACTCAATGGAACGATTTTTTTTGCCCCGTTTTCTTTTGCAAGTTCCATAGCCTTTATGACAGCTTCTGTTTCTCCTGCAATAACTATCTGGTCAAAAGAATTAATATTTGCAGGAGTAACAATTCCATTCACTGCGGCGTTTTTACAGACATCTGTTACAACATCTACTGTAAGCCCGAGGATTGCCGCCATCATCCCTTTACCTTTTGGAACCGCATCCTGCATGTATTCGCCGCGTTTTTGAACTGCAGGCAATAAATTTATCAAATCTGCACCGCCTGCGGATAACAATGCCGAATATTCACCAAGGCTATGTCCTGCAACGATCTCAGGGGAAATTCCCTCTGCCTCAAGCACCTTCCACGCCGCAAAACTGGTGACTAAAATAGCAGGTTGAGTATATTCTGTCAAATTGATTTTATCATCTTTATTTTCAAAGCACAGACCCTTAATATCCCACTTCAAAACCTCTTCAGCAGAATCAAAAACATCTCTCGATTCTTTAAAGTTATCATACAAAGACTTCCCCATTCCAACATACTGAGACCC from Nitrospirota bacterium includes:
- the fabF gene encoding beta-ketoacyl-ACP synthase II, with amino-acid sequence MLKRRVVITGLGMVTPLGTGVEKSWTALCDGISGIGKITRFDAGGLPSQIAAEVNDFDPAVFIDKKEIKKMDKFIQYGVAAARMAMDDSGLQINGSIAERAGVYVGSGMGGLPAIESNHIKFLEGGIKKLTPFFIPMVIINLVSGHIAMMLGAKGPNSSVVTACATGTHAIGDAFKIIQRGDADIMVAGGTESTISPLGIGGFCAMRALSTRNDEPQKASRPFDSMRDGFVMGEGAGVVVLEELSFAEKRGARIYAEVIGYGMTGDAYHMTTPAPEGEGAARCMKVALNDAGLNGEEISYINAHGTSTKFNDENETSAIKTVFGKRAYEIPVSSTKSMTGHLLGAAGGIEAVFSVLTIDKSIIPPTINYEFPDPECDLDYVPNKARPQKVDVALSNSFGFGGTNASLIFRKYHG
- the acpP gene encoding acyl carrier protein codes for the protein MQSVEEKVKKIVAEQLGVDDEEVTPEASFVEDLGADSLDTVELVMAFEEEFGIEIPDDDAEKIITVQNSVDYIKERM
- the fabG gene encoding 3-oxoacyl-[acyl-carrier-protein] reductase, yielding MLLNGKVAFVTGASRGIGKAIALTLAGAGADVAGVDVNIDELKTSMDELAKATGKRAFSLHADVGDYGSVETAVNDAVKALGRVDILVNNAGITKDNLLMRMNNDEWDRVIRINLTGTFNCTKAVIRGMVKNRSGRIISIASIVAEMGNPGQANYAASKAGIIGFTKTIAREYANRGITANAIAPGFIETDMTRALSEDVRKGLIAQIPMSRLGTPEDVANAVKFLASDDASYITGQVIHINGGMYM
- the fabD gene encoding ACP S-malonyltransferase codes for the protein MRKIAFVFPGQGSQYVGMGKSLYDNFKESRDVFDSAEEVLKWDIKGLCFENKDDKINLTEYTQPAILVTSFAAWKVLEAEGISPEIVAGHSLGEYSALLSAGGADLINLLPAVQKRGEYMQDAVPKGKGMMAAILGLTVDVVTDVCKNAAVNGIVTPANINSFDQIVIAGETEAVIKAMELAKENGAKKIVPLSVSVPSHTELMKVSSERYSKVLDGVSFFDLKIPLITNVDAKVITLFTDIKDSLIRQLTNPVRWCESMSTLINMGYNTYVEVGPGRVLSGLIRKIARDMGAQVDIMNVEDADSLRKTVEAIRA